The Ahaetulla prasina isolate Xishuangbanna chromosome 4, ASM2864084v1, whole genome shotgun sequence genome has a window encoding:
- the MINK1 gene encoding misshapen-like kinase 1 isoform X6, with protein MADPAPARSLDDIDLSALRDPAGIFELVEVVGNGTYGQVYKGRHVKTGQLAAIKVMDVTEDEEEEIKQEINMLKKYSHHRNIATYYGAFVKKSPPGNDDQLWLVMEFCGAGSVTDLVKNTKGNALKEDCIAYICREILRGLAHLHAHKVIHRDIKGQNVLLTENAEVKLVDFGVSAQLDRTVGRRNTFIGTPYWMAPEVIACDENPDATYDYRSDIWSLGITAIEMAEGAPPLCDMHPMRALFLIPRNPPPKLKSKKWSKKFIDFIDNCLIKAYPNRPPTEQLLKFPFIRDQPTERQVRIQLKDHIDRTRKKRGEKDETEYEYSGSEEEDDGRGEEGEPSSIMNVPGESTLRREFLRLQQENKSNSEALKLQQQLAAQHRDSEAHIKHLLHQRQRRIEEQKEERRRVEEQQRREREQRKLQGKEHQRRLEDLQVMRREEERRQAEREQEYIRHKLEEEQRQLEILQQQLLQEQALLLEYKRKQLEEQRQSERLQRQLQQEHAYLKSLQQQQQQQQPKPLYHHSRSSAAAPEKPPWAREVEERVNKESSPSLAAKAKLGAPGQDAAPQPCAESGSLVSSSQTPPMQRPVEPQEGQHKSHLAHRVPLKPYAAPVPRSQSLQDQPSKNMAAFPVHDSASSAPPPPRGGMIRQNSDPTSEGPAPQPSRPTADQRGPWVKMDPNAPPQVPQRTSSIATALNTSGVTSSSSSSTRPVHAVRASNPDLRRSDPGWERGDNLLQSGAANLPQAGSLERNRMAAPLKLEGSPVLSQGRKAKADDHRSRPGRPASYKRAIGENFVLLKERPEEAAPKPLKKALDYSSSSEEVDSSEEEEEEEEEEEEAGEGERSEPGTSTPGARDGDTDSISTMVVHDVEDLTGGSGGSESSYGEGTMLVQRTPEEERGLLHSDSNGYTNLPDVVQPSHSPTEAKSSNGSSSPAKDVATDYQSRGLVKAPGKSSFTMFVDLGIYQSSPGGGDTIPITAFDPGRLEQLQLEARKGSVVNVNPTNTRPHSDTPEIRKYKKRFNSEILCAALWGVNLLVGTENGLMLLDRSGQGKVYSLINRRRFQQMDVLEGLNLLTTISGKRNKLRVYYLSWLRNKILHNDPEVEKKQGWTTVGDMEGCIHYRVVKYERIKFLVIALKSSVEVYAWAPKPYHKFMAFKSFADLPHRPLLVELTVEEGQRLKVIYGSCAGFHAIDVDSGNNYDIYIPVHIQSQITPHAIVFLPNTDGMEMLLCYEDEGVYVNTFGRIIKDVVLQWGEMPTSVAYICSNQIMGWGEKAIEIRSVETGHLDGVFMHKRAQRLKFLCERNDKVFFASVRSGGSSQVYFMTLNRNCIMNW; from the exons atggCCGACCCGGCCCCCGCCCGCAGCCTCGACGACATCGACCTCTCCGCCCTCCGG GATCCTGCCGGTATATTTGAACTGGTGGAAGTGGTTGGCAATGGGACCTATGGGCAGGTCTACAAG gGCCGCCATGTCAAGACCGGGCAGTTGGCTGCCATCAAAGTTATGGACGTCACCGAG gatgaagaggaggagatCAAGCAGGAGATCAACATGCTCAAGAAATACTCCCACCACCGCAACATCGCCACCTACTACGGGGCCTTTGTTAAGAAGAGCCCCCCCGGGAACGACGACCAGCTCTGG CTGGTGATGGAGTTTTGCGGTGCCGGCTCCGTGACAGATCTGGTGAAGAACACCAAGGGCAACGCGCTGAAGGAAGACTGCATCGCCTACATCTGCCGGGAGATCCTGCGG GGACTGGCTCACCTCCACGCGCACAAAGTCATCCACCGGGACATCAAGGGCCAGAATGTGCTGCTGACAGAGAACGCCGAAGTGAAGCTGG TTGACTTTGGGGTCAGTGCCCAGCTGGACCGCACGGTGGGGCGTCGGAACACATTCATCGGCACCCCTTACTGGATGGCACCAGAGGTGATCGCCTGCGATGAAAACCCGGATGCCACGTATGACTACAGA AGCGACATCTGGTCCCTGGGGATCACTGCCATTGAGATGGCCGAAGGAGCTCCTC CCCTGTGTGACATGCACCCCATGCGTGCTCTCTTTCTCATTCCGCGCAATCCTCCACCCAAGCTGAAGTCCAAGAAATG GTCCAAGAAATTCATCGACTTCATTGACAACTGCCTGATCAAAGCCTACCCCAACCGGCCCCCCACCGAGCAGCTGCTTAAGTTCCCCTTCATCCGTGACCAGCCCACCGAGCGGCAGGTCCGCATCCAGCTCAAAGACCACATCGACCGCACACGCAAGAAGAGGGGGGAGAAGG ACGAGACAGAGTACGAGTACAGCGGCAGCGAGGAAGAGGACGATGGGCGTGGCGAGGAAGGAGAGCCGAG CTCCATCATGAACGTCCCTGGGGAGTCCACTCTGCGGAGGGAATTCCTCCGCCTGCAGCAGGAGAACAAGAGCAACTCGGAGGCTCTGAAGCTGCAGCAGCAGCTGGCCGCCCAGCACCGTGACTCCGAGGCTCACATCAAGCACCTGCTGCACCAGCGCCAGCGCCGCATCGAGGAGCAGAAGGAAGAGCGCCGCCGAGTAGAAGAG CAGCAGCGCCGAGAGCGGGAGCAGCGGAAGCTGCAGGGCAAGGAGCACCAGCGGCGCCTGGAGGATCTGCAAGTGATGCGCCGGGAGGAGGAGCGCCGGCAGGCGGAGCGGGAGCAG GAGTACATCAGGCACAAGCTGGAGGAGGAGCAGAGGCAGCTGGAGATCCTGCAGCAGCAGCTCCTGCAGGAACAGGCCCTGTTGCTG GAGTACAAGCGGAAGCAGCTGGAGGAGCAGCGGCAGTCGGAACGGCTGCAGAGGCAGCTCCAGCAGGAGCACGCCTACCTCAAGtccctgcagcagcagcagcagcaacaacagccgAAGCCCCTCTACCACCACAGCCGCAGCAGCGCAGCCGCCCCCGAGAAGCCCCCCTGGGCCCGCGAG GTGGAGGAGCGGGTCAACAAGGAGAGCTCCCCCTCGCTGGCAGCCAAGGCCAAGCTGGGAGCCCCCGGGCAAGACGCTGCCCCCCAGCCCTGTGCCGAGTCGGGGTCCCTCGTCTCGTCCTCGCAGACACCCCCCATGCAGCGGCCTGTTGAACCCCAGGAGGGGCAGCACAAG AGCCACCTGGCCCACCGCGTCCCGCTCAAACCATACGCTGCCCCCGTCCCTCGCTCCCAGTCGCTGCAGGACCAGCCCAGCAAGAACATGGCTGCCTTCCCTGTCCATGactccgcctcctccgccccgccCCCTCCTCGCGGGGGCATGATCCGGCAGAACTCTGACCCCACTTCTGAGGGGCCTGCCCCACAACCGTCCCGGCCCACCGCTGACCAGCGAGGACCTTGGGTCAAAATGGACCCCAATGCCCCTCCCCAG GTGCCCCAGCGGACGTCCTCCATAGCAACCGCCCTCAACACCAGCGGAgtgaccagcagcagcagcagcagcacacgGCCAGTCCATGCTGTCCGAGCCAG CAACCCTGACCTCCGGAGGAGTGACCCCGGCTGGGAGCGTGGGGACAACCTTCTGCAGTCGGGGGCTGCCAACCTGCCTCAGGCCGGCTCCCTAGAGCGCAACCGCATGGCAG CTCCCCTGAAGCTGGAAGGGTCCCCTGTCTTGTCCCAAGGCAGGAAGGCTAAGGCGGACGACCATCGCTCACGGCCGGGGCGGCCAGCA AGCTATAAGCGGGCAATTGGTGAG AATTTCGTCCTGCTCAAGGAGCGCCCAGAGGAGGCGGCCCCCAAGCCTCTCAAGAAGGCCCTGGACTACTCGTCCTCCAGCGAAGAGGTGGACTCcagcgaggaagaggaggaggaggaggaggaggaagaggaggcaggcGAGGGGGAGCGCTCCGAGCCTGGCACAAGCacccctggagccag GGATGGCGACACGGACTCAATCAGCACCATGGTGGTGCATGATGTGGAGGACTTAACAGGCGGCAGCGGAGGCTCCGAGAGCTCCTATGGCGAGGGCACCATGCTGGTGCAGCGG ACCCCTGAGGAGGAACGTGGCCTCCTGCACAGTGACAGCAACGGCTACACCAATTTGCCTGACGTGGTTCAGCCCAGCCACTCGCCCACAGAAGCCAAAAGCAGCAATGGCTCCTCCTCGCCCGCCAAGGACGTGGCCACCGAC TACCAGTCGCGGGGGCTCGTCAAGGCACCTGGCAAGAGCTCCTTCACCATGTTTGTGGATCTGGGCATCTATCAAAGCTCCCCTGGGGGAGGAGACACCATCCCCATCACTG CATTTGACCCTGGACGGCTGGAGCAGCTGCAGCTGGAGGCCCGGAAGGGCTCCGTGGTCAATGTGAACCCCACTAACACGCGGCCCCACAGCGACACGCCAGAGATCCGCAAGTACAAGAAGCGCTTCAACTCAGAGATCCTCTGTGCGGCCCTTTGGG GGGTCAATTTGTTGGTGGGCACCGAGAACGGGCTGATGCTGCTGGACCGAAGCGGGCAGGGCAAGGTGTACAGCCTCATCAACCGCCGGCGCTTCCAGCAGATGGACGTCCTGGAGGGCCTCAACCTCTTGACCACCATATCAG GAAAGAGGAACAAGCTGCGTGTCTATTACCTCTCCTGGCTACGCAACAAGATTTTGCACAACGACCCCGAAGTGGAGAAGAAGCAGGGCTGGACCACCGTGGGAGACATGGAGGGCTGCATTCACTACCGTGTGG TGAAGTACGAGCGGATCAAGTTCCTGGTCATTGCACTGAAGAGCTCGGTGGAGGTCTACGCCTGGGCCCCCAAGCCCTACCACAAGTTCATGGCCTTCAAG TCCTTCGCCGACCTGCCGCATCGGCCGCTTCTGGTGGAGCTGACAGTCGAGGAAGGCCAGCGGCTGAAGGTCATCTACGGCTCCTGTGCTGGGTTCCACGCCATCGATGTGGACTCTGGGAACAACTATGATATCTACATCCCGGTCCat ATCCAGTCCCAGATCACCCCACATGCCATCGTCTTCCTGCCCAACACGGATGGGATGGAGATGCTCCTGTGCTACGAGGACGAGGGCGTCTACGTCAACACCTTTGGCCGCATCATCAAGGACGTGGTCCTGCAGTGGGGGGAGATGCCCACCTCTGTTG cgtACATCTGCTCCAATCAGATCATGGGCTGGGGCGAGAAAGCCATTGAGATCCGCTCGGTGGAGACGGGACACCTGGACGGCGTCTTCATGCACAAGCGGGCGCAGCGGCTAAAATTCCTGTGTGAACGAAACGACAAG GTGTTCTTCGCCTCGGTGCGCTCGGGGGGCAGCAGCCAAGTCTACTTCATGACCCTCAACCGGAACTGCATCATGAACTGGTGA
- the MINK1 gene encoding misshapen-like kinase 1 isoform X9 gives MADPAPARSLDDIDLSALRDPAGIFELVEVVGNGTYGQVYKGRHVKTGQLAAIKVMDVTEDEEEEIKQEINMLKKYSHHRNIATYYGAFVKKSPPGNDDQLWLVMEFCGAGSVTDLVKNTKGNALKEDCIAYICREILRGLAHLHAHKVIHRDIKGQNVLLTENAEVKLVDFGVSAQLDRTVGRRNTFIGTPYWMAPEVIACDENPDATYDYRSDIWSLGITAIEMAEGAPPLCDMHPMRALFLIPRNPPPKLKSKKWSKKFIDFIDNCLIKAYPNRPPTEQLLKFPFIRDQPTERQVRIQLKDHIDRTRKKRGEKDETEYEYSGSEEEDDGRGEEGEPSSIMNVPGESTLRREFLRLQQENKSNSEALKLQQQLAAQHRDSEAHIKHLLHQRQRRIEEQKEERRRVEEQQRREREQRKLQGKEHQRRLEDLQVMRREEERRQAEREQEYIRHKLEEEQRQLEILQQQLLQEQALLLEYKRKQLEEQRQSERLQRQLQQEHAYLKSLQQQQQQQQPKPLYHHSRSSAAAPEKPPWAREVEERVNKESSPSLAAKAKLGAPGQDAAPQPCAESGSLVSSSQTPPMQRPVEPQEGQHKSLQDQPSKNMAAFPVHDSASSAPPPPRGGMIRQNSDPTSEGPAPQPSRPTADQRGPWVKMDPNAPPQVPQRTSSIATALNTSGVTSSSSSSTRPVHAVRASNPDLRRSDPGWERGDNLLQSGAANLPQAGSLERNRMAAPLKLEGSPVLSQGRKAKADDHRSRPGRPASYKRAIGENFVLLKERPEEAAPKPLKKALDYSSSSEEVDSSEEEEEEEEEEEEAGEGERSEPGTSTPGARDGDTDSISTMVVHDVEDLTGGSGGSESSYGEGTMLVQRTPEEERGLLHSDSNGYTNLPDVVQPSHSPTEAKSSNGSSSPAKDVATDYQSRGLVKAPGKSSFTMFVDLGIYQSSPGGGDTIPITAFDPGRLEQLQLEARKGSVVNVNPTNTRPHSDTPEIRKYKKRFNSEILCAALWGVNLLVGTENGLMLLDRSGQGKVYSLINRRRFQQMDVLEGLNLLTTISGKRNKLRVYYLSWLRNKILHNDPEVEKKQGWTTVGDMEGCIHYRVVKYERIKFLVIALKSSVEVYAWAPKPYHKFMAFKSFADLPHRPLLVELTVEEGQRLKVIYGSCAGFHAIDVDSGNNYDIYIPVHIQSQITPHAIVFLPNTDGMEMLLCYEDEGVYVNTFGRIIKDVVLQWGEMPTSVAYICSNQIMGWGEKAIEIRSVETGHLDGVFMHKRAQRLKFLCERNDKVFFASVRSGGSSQVYFMTLNRNCIMNW, from the exons atggCCGACCCGGCCCCCGCCCGCAGCCTCGACGACATCGACCTCTCCGCCCTCCGG GATCCTGCCGGTATATTTGAACTGGTGGAAGTGGTTGGCAATGGGACCTATGGGCAGGTCTACAAG gGCCGCCATGTCAAGACCGGGCAGTTGGCTGCCATCAAAGTTATGGACGTCACCGAG gatgaagaggaggagatCAAGCAGGAGATCAACATGCTCAAGAAATACTCCCACCACCGCAACATCGCCACCTACTACGGGGCCTTTGTTAAGAAGAGCCCCCCCGGGAACGACGACCAGCTCTGG CTGGTGATGGAGTTTTGCGGTGCCGGCTCCGTGACAGATCTGGTGAAGAACACCAAGGGCAACGCGCTGAAGGAAGACTGCATCGCCTACATCTGCCGGGAGATCCTGCGG GGACTGGCTCACCTCCACGCGCACAAAGTCATCCACCGGGACATCAAGGGCCAGAATGTGCTGCTGACAGAGAACGCCGAAGTGAAGCTGG TTGACTTTGGGGTCAGTGCCCAGCTGGACCGCACGGTGGGGCGTCGGAACACATTCATCGGCACCCCTTACTGGATGGCACCAGAGGTGATCGCCTGCGATGAAAACCCGGATGCCACGTATGACTACAGA AGCGACATCTGGTCCCTGGGGATCACTGCCATTGAGATGGCCGAAGGAGCTCCTC CCCTGTGTGACATGCACCCCATGCGTGCTCTCTTTCTCATTCCGCGCAATCCTCCACCCAAGCTGAAGTCCAAGAAATG GTCCAAGAAATTCATCGACTTCATTGACAACTGCCTGATCAAAGCCTACCCCAACCGGCCCCCCACCGAGCAGCTGCTTAAGTTCCCCTTCATCCGTGACCAGCCCACCGAGCGGCAGGTCCGCATCCAGCTCAAAGACCACATCGACCGCACACGCAAGAAGAGGGGGGAGAAGG ACGAGACAGAGTACGAGTACAGCGGCAGCGAGGAAGAGGACGATGGGCGTGGCGAGGAAGGAGAGCCGAG CTCCATCATGAACGTCCCTGGGGAGTCCACTCTGCGGAGGGAATTCCTCCGCCTGCAGCAGGAGAACAAGAGCAACTCGGAGGCTCTGAAGCTGCAGCAGCAGCTGGCCGCCCAGCACCGTGACTCCGAGGCTCACATCAAGCACCTGCTGCACCAGCGCCAGCGCCGCATCGAGGAGCAGAAGGAAGAGCGCCGCCGAGTAGAAGAG CAGCAGCGCCGAGAGCGGGAGCAGCGGAAGCTGCAGGGCAAGGAGCACCAGCGGCGCCTGGAGGATCTGCAAGTGATGCGCCGGGAGGAGGAGCGCCGGCAGGCGGAGCGGGAGCAG GAGTACATCAGGCACAAGCTGGAGGAGGAGCAGAGGCAGCTGGAGATCCTGCAGCAGCAGCTCCTGCAGGAACAGGCCCTGTTGCTG GAGTACAAGCGGAAGCAGCTGGAGGAGCAGCGGCAGTCGGAACGGCTGCAGAGGCAGCTCCAGCAGGAGCACGCCTACCTCAAGtccctgcagcagcagcagcagcaacaacagccgAAGCCCCTCTACCACCACAGCCGCAGCAGCGCAGCCGCCCCCGAGAAGCCCCCCTGGGCCCGCGAG GTGGAGGAGCGGGTCAACAAGGAGAGCTCCCCCTCGCTGGCAGCCAAGGCCAAGCTGGGAGCCCCCGGGCAAGACGCTGCCCCCCAGCCCTGTGCCGAGTCGGGGTCCCTCGTCTCGTCCTCGCAGACACCCCCCATGCAGCGGCCTGTTGAACCCCAGGAGGGGCAGCACAAG TCGCTGCAGGACCAGCCCAGCAAGAACATGGCTGCCTTCCCTGTCCATGactccgcctcctccgccccgccCCCTCCTCGCGGGGGCATGATCCGGCAGAACTCTGACCCCACTTCTGAGGGGCCTGCCCCACAACCGTCCCGGCCCACCGCTGACCAGCGAGGACCTTGGGTCAAAATGGACCCCAATGCCCCTCCCCAG GTGCCCCAGCGGACGTCCTCCATAGCAACCGCCCTCAACACCAGCGGAgtgaccagcagcagcagcagcagcacacgGCCAGTCCATGCTGTCCGAGCCAG CAACCCTGACCTCCGGAGGAGTGACCCCGGCTGGGAGCGTGGGGACAACCTTCTGCAGTCGGGGGCTGCCAACCTGCCTCAGGCCGGCTCCCTAGAGCGCAACCGCATGGCAG CTCCCCTGAAGCTGGAAGGGTCCCCTGTCTTGTCCCAAGGCAGGAAGGCTAAGGCGGACGACCATCGCTCACGGCCGGGGCGGCCAGCA AGCTATAAGCGGGCAATTGGTGAG AATTTCGTCCTGCTCAAGGAGCGCCCAGAGGAGGCGGCCCCCAAGCCTCTCAAGAAGGCCCTGGACTACTCGTCCTCCAGCGAAGAGGTGGACTCcagcgaggaagaggaggaggaggaggaggaggaagaggaggcaggcGAGGGGGAGCGCTCCGAGCCTGGCACAAGCacccctggagccag GGATGGCGACACGGACTCAATCAGCACCATGGTGGTGCATGATGTGGAGGACTTAACAGGCGGCAGCGGAGGCTCCGAGAGCTCCTATGGCGAGGGCACCATGCTGGTGCAGCGG ACCCCTGAGGAGGAACGTGGCCTCCTGCACAGTGACAGCAACGGCTACACCAATTTGCCTGACGTGGTTCAGCCCAGCCACTCGCCCACAGAAGCCAAAAGCAGCAATGGCTCCTCCTCGCCCGCCAAGGACGTGGCCACCGAC TACCAGTCGCGGGGGCTCGTCAAGGCACCTGGCAAGAGCTCCTTCACCATGTTTGTGGATCTGGGCATCTATCAAAGCTCCCCTGGGGGAGGAGACACCATCCCCATCACTG CATTTGACCCTGGACGGCTGGAGCAGCTGCAGCTGGAGGCCCGGAAGGGCTCCGTGGTCAATGTGAACCCCACTAACACGCGGCCCCACAGCGACACGCCAGAGATCCGCAAGTACAAGAAGCGCTTCAACTCAGAGATCCTCTGTGCGGCCCTTTGGG GGGTCAATTTGTTGGTGGGCACCGAGAACGGGCTGATGCTGCTGGACCGAAGCGGGCAGGGCAAGGTGTACAGCCTCATCAACCGCCGGCGCTTCCAGCAGATGGACGTCCTGGAGGGCCTCAACCTCTTGACCACCATATCAG GAAAGAGGAACAAGCTGCGTGTCTATTACCTCTCCTGGCTACGCAACAAGATTTTGCACAACGACCCCGAAGTGGAGAAGAAGCAGGGCTGGACCACCGTGGGAGACATGGAGGGCTGCATTCACTACCGTGTGG TGAAGTACGAGCGGATCAAGTTCCTGGTCATTGCACTGAAGAGCTCGGTGGAGGTCTACGCCTGGGCCCCCAAGCCCTACCACAAGTTCATGGCCTTCAAG TCCTTCGCCGACCTGCCGCATCGGCCGCTTCTGGTGGAGCTGACAGTCGAGGAAGGCCAGCGGCTGAAGGTCATCTACGGCTCCTGTGCTGGGTTCCACGCCATCGATGTGGACTCTGGGAACAACTATGATATCTACATCCCGGTCCat ATCCAGTCCCAGATCACCCCACATGCCATCGTCTTCCTGCCCAACACGGATGGGATGGAGATGCTCCTGTGCTACGAGGACGAGGGCGTCTACGTCAACACCTTTGGCCGCATCATCAAGGACGTGGTCCTGCAGTGGGGGGAGATGCCCACCTCTGTTG cgtACATCTGCTCCAATCAGATCATGGGCTGGGGCGAGAAAGCCATTGAGATCCGCTCGGTGGAGACGGGACACCTGGACGGCGTCTTCATGCACAAGCGGGCGCAGCGGCTAAAATTCCTGTGTGAACGAAACGACAAG GTGTTCTTCGCCTCGGTGCGCTCGGGGGGCAGCAGCCAAGTCTACTTCATGACCCTCAACCGGAACTGCATCATGAACTGGTGA